In Acidobacteriota bacterium, the following are encoded in one genomic region:
- a CDS encoding TonB-dependent receptor, which yields MNVQVSTLTRRWAAVGLLLTMSAATAAAQDTEATEVRGRLVHSVTLAPVARATLFIEEAGITATSSSDGRFVLRNVAPGSYHLVVSAGGYVGMRREVTVDAAVTDLGELRLDPELHYAEVVSVSPEARDRFDAYQATNVLAGQQLAVSLTGSLGTTLKDQPGLAERSFGPAPSRPVIRGLDGDRVLVLEDGQRTGDLSSQSGDHGVSVNPAAATRLEVVRGPATLLYGANAIGGLVNVISEVIPTRQVSGVSGGAQVDLASSAGEAGGAADVLWGNGQFALRAGGSGRHAGDVGTPEGDVENTQLRSGFANLAASFTGERGYVGGSYAYDDTRYGIPIIEDGEIELTPRRHVFNVRGEAREMSGVFSSVRGTLGVRRYRHDEVEGAEIATQFRNNTVDVELLAGHRQMGRLRGSLGVWGLSRQFSAEGEEALSPPVDQNGFALFAYEEVVWPRVTFQFGGRYDRASFRPEGGLPDRDFDNFSGSVGLLLRPTDETTVAVSLARAARNPALEELYYFGPHHGNFAFEIGNPDLKSEKALGFDVAFRWRLPRLTGEIAFFRNDIKDYIFRNPISEDEFDRRFGHDDDLDDDHDSDDDGHDDDDHGHGHDELPFQEFVGADSLLHGLEAHTHVHLTETLIAEIGVDYVRGQLKSTSDPLPRIPPLRGTFGLRYQRNALQAGGQWVAVSSQRRVFGEETETEGYGLLKLFGSYSFVAGGAVNTITARLDNAANKLYRNHLSLIRDFVPEMGRNFKLVYSVRF from the coding sequence ATGAACGTGCAGGTATCGACCCTGACCCGCCGTTGGGCGGCGGTAGGGCTGCTCTTGACGATGTCGGCCGCGACAGCGGCGGCGCAGGACACGGAGGCCACCGAGGTTCGTGGCCGGCTCGTCCACTCCGTCACGCTCGCGCCCGTGGCGCGAGCCACCCTGTTCATCGAGGAGGCGGGCATCACGGCGACGTCCTCCTCCGATGGCCGATTCGTCCTTCGGAACGTGGCGCCTGGCTCCTACCATCTCGTCGTCTCGGCCGGGGGCTATGTCGGCATGCGCCGCGAGGTGACGGTGGATGCGGCCGTGACCGATCTCGGCGAGCTCCGGCTCGATCCCGAGCTCCACTATGCCGAGGTGGTGTCGGTGAGCCCCGAGGCGCGCGACCGCTTCGACGCGTACCAGGCGACCAACGTGCTCGCGGGGCAGCAGCTCGCCGTCAGCCTGACGGGCAGCCTCGGCACGACCTTGAAGGACCAGCCCGGGCTGGCGGAGCGCTCGTTCGGGCCGGCCCCGTCGCGGCCGGTGATCCGGGGTCTGGACGGCGATCGCGTGCTGGTCCTCGAAGACGGACAGCGCACGGGCGATCTGTCGAGCCAGTCGGGCGACCACGGCGTCAGCGTCAACCCGGCGGCGGCGACGCGTCTCGAAGTGGTTCGGGGCCCGGCGACGCTGCTCTACGGGGCCAACGCCATCGGCGGACTGGTGAACGTCATCTCCGAGGTCATTCCGACCCGCCAGGTGAGCGGCGTGAGCGGTGGGGCCCAGGTCGACCTCGCCAGTTCGGCCGGCGAGGCCGGTGGCGCCGCCGACGTACTGTGGGGCAACGGGCAGTTCGCGCTGCGCGCTGGTGGCAGCGGGCGCCACGCCGGCGACGTCGGCACGCCGGAGGGTGACGTCGAGAACACCCAGCTGCGAAGCGGCTTTGCGAACCTCGCCGCGTCGTTCACCGGCGAGCGCGGGTATGTCGGCGGCAGCTACGCCTACGACGACACCCGCTACGGCATTCCGATCATCGAGGACGGCGAGATCGAGCTGACGCCGCGCCGGCACGTGTTCAACGTGCGCGGCGAGGCCCGTGAGATGTCGGGCGTGTTCTCGTCGGTGCGAGGCACCCTCGGTGTGAGGCGGTACCGCCACGACGAAGTGGAGGGCGCCGAGATTGCCACGCAGTTCAGGAACAACACCGTCGACGTCGAACTGCTCGCCGGGCACCGACAGATGGGGCGGCTGCGCGGCAGCCTCGGCGTCTGGGGACTCAGCCGGCAGTTCTCCGCCGAGGGCGAGGAGGCGCTCTCGCCCCCGGTCGACCAGAACGGGTTCGCGCTGTTCGCCTACGAGGAGGTCGTCTGGCCTCGCGTGACGTTCCAGTTCGGCGGTCGTTACGACCGCGCCTCGTTCCGCCCGGAGGGCGGCTTGCCCGATCGCGACTTCGACAATTTCTCGGGCTCGGTCGGCCTGCTGCTGCGCCCGACCGACGAGACGACCGTGGCGGTCAGCCTCGCGCGCGCGGCGCGCAACCCTGCGCTCGAGGAGCTGTATTATTTCGGGCCGCACCACGGCAACTTCGCCTTCGAGATCGGCAACCCCGACCTGAAGTCGGAGAAGGCGCTCGGCTTCGACGTCGCGTTCCGCTGGCGGCTGCCGAGGCTCACGGGTGAGATCGCGTTCTTCCGCAACGACATCAAGGACTACATCTTCCGGAACCCCATCTCGGAGGACGAGTTCGATCGCCGGTTCGGGCACGACGACGACCTCGACGACGATCACGACAGCGACGACGACGGTCACGACGACGACGACCACGGTCACGGCCACGACGAGTTGCCCTTCCAGGAATTCGTCGGCGCCGACAGCCTGCTTCACGGCCTCGAGGCGCACACGCACGTGCACCTCACCGAGACGCTGATTGCCGAGATCGGTGTCGATTACGTCCGGGGTCAGCTGAAGTCGACCAGCGACCCGCTGCCGCGAATCCCGCCGCTCAGGGGCACCTTCGGCCTTCGCTACCAGCGGAACGCCCTGCAGGCCGGCGGGCAGTGGGTGGCCGTGTCGAGCCAGCGACGGGTCTTCGGCGAGGAGACGGAGACCGAGGGGTACGGTCTGCTGAAGCTCTTCGGGTCGTATTCGTTCGTGGCCGGTGGTGCCGTCAACACGATCACCGCACGCCTCGACAACGCGGCCAACAAGCTGTACCGCAACCACCTTTCGCTCATCAGGGACTTCGTTCCTGAGATGGGGCGCAACTTCAAGCTGGTTTACAGCGTGCGGTTCTGA
- a CDS encoding HD domain-containing protein, producing the protein MAQPLPPVGRIYVAAVIALGGAAIGHSGFVVAQTAISPMWLVLLALTMFSSTFSIKIPHASTTISVSETFVFICALLFGPAPATIVIAIDGLVMSCWRRHRRLHQVLFNTTEPALSIFVAAHVFFAMTGLDPNAGTPINVGEHFGALVAFTSTYFLLSSGLNALVVSIHHRAPLWPIWRQHFGWVLLNYFGATSVAALLVHNTSDFNFVALGVVVPLLVISYLTFKTSMARVEDANSHLAQLNKLYLSTIETLAMAVDAKDQITHGHIRRVQAYAVGLAKAIGLSDDVQLKALEAAALLHDMGKLAIPEHILNKPGKLSAAEFEKMKKHASIGADILSAIEFPYPVVPIVRHHHERWDGKGYPQGLAGAEIPIGARILSVVDCFDALTSDRPYRRALSDDEAMQVLLDDRGTAYDPLIVDTFARVHRDIAPREVDFGPQRDTLHEIATVATPSPPPATGADPFDEAEPAVAPIFDSLHAFSAQSLLTDAAEEVGRQLRLLTPAAASVFFIHDAQTAELVAAHASGPDAAMLRGLRISIGERVSGWVAAHRRTIVNSDPVLDLDTPGDPFTCAYRSCLSTPLVGADGLVGVLTLYATTGQAFTDTDRRIVEQLARPLAHLVRGALEFEKVQQVTGTCAISGLPEFATTISAASVCPHPVAAIALYITAPADAVPDDLPEQWLARAAVALRRDFRVTDGLYRDGRNGLLAVLPHANEMAALAIADRARDRLLDALASGPASVGRTVTLEIGVATSPADGDRIGLVIEAAQRRARPVGYDQVERGATESPRQAMLFEDRELRIVRAS; encoded by the coding sequence ATGGCTCAGCCCCTCCCTCCCGTCGGACGCATCTACGTGGCCGCGGTCATCGCGCTCGGTGGCGCGGCCATCGGTCACTCGGGGTTCGTGGTCGCCCAGACAGCGATCAGCCCGATGTGGCTCGTGCTGCTCGCGCTGACGATGTTCAGCAGCACGTTCAGCATCAAGATCCCTCACGCCTCGACCACCATTTCCGTCTCCGAGACGTTCGTCTTCATCTGCGCGCTGCTGTTCGGTCCGGCGCCAGCCACGATCGTCATCGCGATCGACGGGCTCGTCATGTCGTGCTGGCGGCGGCATCGCCGCCTGCACCAGGTGCTGTTCAACACGACGGAGCCGGCGCTCTCGATCTTCGTGGCGGCGCACGTGTTCTTCGCCATGACGGGCCTCGATCCGAACGCGGGCACGCCCATCAACGTCGGGGAGCACTTCGGCGCGCTCGTAGCGTTCACCAGCACCTACTTCCTGCTCTCGAGCGGCCTCAACGCCCTGGTGGTGTCGATTCACCACCGCGCCCCGCTCTGGCCGATCTGGCGGCAGCATTTCGGATGGGTGCTCTTGAACTACTTCGGCGCGACGTCGGTCGCGGCGCTCCTGGTGCACAACACGAGCGACTTCAACTTCGTCGCGCTCGGCGTCGTGGTCCCGCTGCTCGTCATCTCGTACCTCACGTTCAAGACGTCGATGGCCCGCGTGGAGGACGCAAACAGCCACCTGGCGCAACTGAACAAGCTGTACCTGTCGACGATCGAGACTCTGGCGATGGCCGTCGACGCGAAGGACCAGATCACGCACGGGCACATCCGCCGCGTGCAGGCGTACGCGGTCGGTCTCGCCAAGGCGATCGGCCTCTCGGACGACGTCCAGCTGAAGGCGCTCGAGGCCGCGGCCCTGCTGCACGACATGGGGAAGCTGGCCATCCCCGAGCACATCCTGAACAAGCCGGGCAAGCTGTCGGCGGCCGAGTTCGAGAAGATGAAGAAGCACGCCAGCATCGGTGCGGACATCCTCTCGGCCATTGAATTCCCCTACCCGGTCGTCCCGATCGTCCGGCACCATCACGAGCGGTGGGATGGCAAGGGGTACCCGCAGGGACTCGCCGGCGCCGAGATCCCGATCGGTGCGCGCATCCTGTCGGTCGTCGATTGCTTCGACGCGCTGACCTCAGACCGCCCCTACCGCCGCGCGCTCTCGGACGACGAAGCGATGCAGGTGCTGCTCGACGACCGCGGCACCGCCTACGACCCGCTCATCGTCGACACGTTCGCGCGCGTACACCGGGACATCGCGCCGCGCGAGGTGGACTTCGGCCCGCAGCGCGACACGCTCCACGAGATCGCCACCGTCGCGACGCCGTCGCCGCCACCCGCGACGGGGGCCGACCCTTTTGACGAGGCCGAGCCGGCGGTCGCACCGATCTTCGATTCGCTGCACGCCTTCTCGGCCCAGTCGCTGCTCACGGACGCCGCGGAGGAAGTGGGCCGGCAGCTGCGCCTCCTGACACCGGCGGCGGCCTCGGTGTTCTTCATTCACGACGCGCAGACGGCCGAGCTCGTCGCGGCGCACGCGTCGGGGCCCGACGCTGCGATGCTGCGGGGCCTGAGGATCTCGATTGGCGAGCGGGTCTCGGGTTGGGTCGCGGCGCACCGGCGGACCATCGTCAACTCCGATCCGGTGCTCGATCTCGACACTCCTGGCGATCCCTTCACGTGTGCGTATCGCAGCTGCCTGAGCACGCCGCTCGTTGGCGCCGACGGTCTCGTGGGGGTGCTGACGCTCTACGCCACCACCGGGCAGGCGTTCACCGACACGGACCGACGCATCGTCGAGCAGCTCGCGCGCCCGCTGGCGCACCTCGTCCGCGGGGCGCTCGAATTCGAGAAGGTGCAGCAGGTGACCGGGACCTGCGCCATCAGCGGCCTGCCCGAGTTCGCGACCACGATCTCGGCGGCGAGCGTCTGCCCGCACCCGGTGGCCGCCATCGCCCTGTACATCACCGCGCCCGCCGACGCCGTGCCCGACGATCTCCCGGAGCAGTGGCTGGCGCGCGCGGCCGTCGCGCTGCGACGCGACTTCCGCGTCACCGACGGCCTGTATCGCGATGGCAGGAACGGACTGCTCGCCGTGTTGCCGCACGCCAACGAGATGGCCGCCCTGGCCATCGCCGATCGGGCGCGCGATCGCCTGCTCGACGCGCTGGCCTCGGGACCGGCCAGCGTCGGAAGGACGGTGACGCTCGAGATCGGCGTGGCGACCTCGCCGGCCGACGGTGACCGGATCGGCCTCGTGATCGAGGCGGCGCAGCGGCGGGCCCGCCCGGTCGGGTACGACCAGGTCGAACGCGGGGCGACGGAGTCGCCTCGCCAGGCGATGCTCTTCGAGGACCGGGAACTGCGGATCGTCCGGGCATCGTAA
- a CDS encoding dienelactone hydrolase family protein: MSGAASMLAVPRGGGGTIDARVYSASPGSSRPPDRSTLILAPGAGAGQRHPFMTGVATALAARGLDVVTFDFPYMTEGRRVPDRAAVLEQVWRDVVGHLAGRDGSRLVVGGKSMGGRLATHVMAAPDPPPAAGVVLLGYPLQPPRRPGVRRDAHLGAVAVPMLFVQGERDEFGGRDELAALTSALGSRATLHVVAGADHAFRVPRAVIAAQGDVLSAAWDVVAGWIDARLGRGGMFR, from the coding sequence GTGAGCGGCGCCGCGTCGATGCTGGCGGTGCCCCGCGGTGGCGGCGGAACGATCGACGCGCGCGTCTACTCCGCGTCACCGGGCTCGTCGCGCCCGCCCGATCGTTCGACGCTGATTCTGGCTCCCGGTGCCGGCGCGGGCCAGCGTCACCCGTTCATGACGGGCGTGGCGACGGCCCTCGCGGCGCGCGGCCTCGACGTGGTGACGTTCGACTTCCCTTACATGACCGAGGGACGCCGCGTGCCCGACCGGGCAGCGGTCCTCGAGCAGGTCTGGCGCGACGTCGTCGGTCACCTCGCCGGCCGCGACGGATCGCGTCTCGTGGTTGGCGGCAAGTCGATGGGCGGCCGGCTGGCCACGCACGTGATGGCGGCGCCGGACCCTCCCCCGGCGGCCGGCGTCGTGCTGCTCGGCTACCCGCTGCAGCCGCCGCGCCGACCGGGGGTACGCCGCGATGCGCACCTCGGCGCCGTCGCCGTGCCGATGCTCTTCGTGCAGGGCGAACGGGACGAGTTCGGCGGCCGTGACGAACTGGCGGCCCTGACCTCGGCCCTCGGCTCGCGCGCGACGCTGCACGTCGTGGCTGGCGCCGACCACGCCTTCCGCGTGCCACGCGCGGTGATCGCCGCGCAGGGCGACGTCCTCTCGGCGGCGTGGGACGTGGTGGCCGGGTGGATCGACGCGCGACTCGGCCGAGGCGGGATGTTCCGGTAG
- a CDS encoding diguanylate cyclase: MDPSIPGHPAGRPAPGTGRNRPEPDVRATDAERIAALEAALATEREVVARLVRAIDAKYQVEPDRAATLVRLTEALGRAAGLDRADLEALRSAALLHDVGQLVVPVATLAKPGPLSADEFAQVRLHPRVAAELLADIPGAAAIAAIVRAHHERWDGLGYPDGLRGEAIPLGARILAVVDAFTAMIRPRPHRDARSRAAAAAALQHEAGKAFDPTVVTCFLELLSRLPTSSEDGGVSPTARGERACTMIAQAHRENVAFHELAYALGSSLDLPHAIATISETLVPILPHETCALLMPDRHGALRCRAAHGMDADRLAQAVWPADSAVTQQLLQQRRVVSYADDDGSGPDGLAGRSGAASAVLVPLCGSATPVGAFGVFSRAPAAFSADHERVLLHVCENFAARLINVLHFEQAREDALTDALTGLPNTRFLSMHLTQELARATRQRSQLALLVIDLDDFKRVNDTDGHAMGDRLLVEVARALEASVRPYDVCARYAGDEFVVMLPECGPDEAGERQHELAAAIARVRVHVAAGRVISVTASVGAAVFPDDGDRYEDLLQVADRRMYSSKTTTKAHPTPLPALPPLPARREEPSIEVVLDRWLRDIRQRVQ, from the coding sequence ATGGATCCGTCGATTCCAGGACATCCCGCTGGCCGTCCGGCCCCCGGCACGGGGCGCAACCGCCCCGAGCCGGATGTCCGCGCGACCGACGCCGAGCGGATCGCGGCGCTCGAGGCGGCGCTCGCCACCGAGCGCGAAGTGGTCGCCCGGCTCGTGCGGGCGATCGACGCCAAGTACCAGGTGGAACCGGATCGGGCGGCGACGCTCGTCCGGCTCACAGAAGCGCTCGGCCGCGCGGCGGGCCTCGACCGCGCCGACCTCGAGGCGCTGCGGTCGGCAGCTCTGCTCCACGACGTCGGCCAGCTCGTGGTCCCGGTGGCGACGCTCGCCAAGCCGGGGCCGCTCTCGGCCGACGAGTTCGCGCAGGTGCGCCTCCACCCCCGCGTCGCTGCCGAACTGCTCGCTGACATCCCTGGCGCCGCCGCCATCGCGGCGATCGTCCGGGCCCATCACGAGCGCTGGGACGGGCTGGGCTACCCGGATGGCCTGCGCGGTGAGGCCATTCCGCTCGGCGCGCGGATCCTCGCGGTCGTCGATGCCTTCACCGCGATGATTCGGCCGCGCCCGCACCGCGATGCCCGCTCGCGGGCCGCCGCCGCCGCGGCCCTGCAGCACGAGGCCGGCAAGGCCTTCGATCCCACCGTCGTGACCTGCTTCCTCGAGCTGCTGTCCCGGCTGCCGACTTCATCGGAGGACGGGGGGGTGTCGCCGACCGCTCGAGGCGAGCGCGCCTGCACGATGATCGCGCAGGCCCATCGAGAGAACGTGGCCTTCCATGAGCTGGCCTACGCCCTCGGATCGAGCCTCGACCTGCCTCACGCGATCGCCACGATCTCCGAGACGCTCGTCCCGATCCTGCCGCACGAGACCTGCGCCCTCTTGATGCCCGACCGTCACGGCGCCTTGCGATGCCGCGCGGCCCACGGCATGGACGCCGACCGCCTGGCACAGGCGGTCTGGCCGGCCGATTCTGCGGTGACGCAGCAACTCCTGCAGCAGCGCCGCGTCGTGTCGTACGCCGACGACGACGGGTCGGGGCCCGATGGCCTGGCCGGCCGTTCGGGTGCGGCTTCGGCCGTCCTCGTTCCGCTCTGCGGCTCCGCAACCCCTGTCGGGGCGTTCGGAGTCTTCTCGCGTGCACCGGCCGCCTTCTCGGCCGATCACGAGCGCGTGCTGCTGCACGTCTGCGAGAACTTCGCGGCGCGTCTGATCAACGTGCTGCACTTCGAACAGGCCCGCGAGGATGCCCTGACCGACGCCCTGACGGGGTTGCCCAACACGCGTTTCCTGTCGATGCACCTCACCCAGGAACTCGCGCGGGCGACACGGCAGCGATCGCAGCTGGCGCTGCTCGTGATCGATCTCGACGACTTCAAGCGGGTGAACGACACCGATGGCCACGCGATGGGCGACCGGCTGCTCGTCGAGGTCGCGCGAGCGCTCGAGGCCTCGGTGCGCCCCTATGACGTGTGCGCGCGCTATGCGGGCGACGAGTTCGTCGTGATGCTGCCCGAGTGCGGGCCGGACGAGGCCGGGGAGCGGCAGCACGAACTGGCCGCCGCCATCGCACGCGTGCGGGTCCACGTGGCAGCGGGTCGCGTGATTTCGGTCACGGCCAGCGTGGGAGCGGCGGTCTTCCCCGACGATGGCGACCGGTACGAGGATCTGCTGCAGGTGGCCGACCGGCGCATGTACTCCAGCAAGACCACCACCAAGGCGCACCCAACGCCCCTGCCGGCCCTGCCGCCGCTGCCGGCACGTCGGGAGGAGCCATCGATCGAGGTGGTGCTCGATCGGTGGTTGAGGGACATCCGGCAGCGGGTGCAGTGA